In Acinonyx jubatus isolate Ajub_Pintada_27869175 chromosome B3, VMU_Ajub_asm_v1.0, whole genome shotgun sequence, a genomic segment contains:
- the CB3H14orf28 gene encoding uncharacterized protein C14orf28 homolog: MKTLFEEIKASIKNNYNQDRSFWRPVLPWGGVFTIKAGRKAVSCTPLYVEIRLKNTCTIDGFLMLLYVILNENENFPRELSLHLGREFVDCFLYLMDTYSFTTVKLLWIWDKMEKQQYKSEVHKASLIIDLFGNEHDNFTKNLENLMSTIQESYCSNWRCPTRVQEDQQRTININPPQEIPHGNLIRLAMDELFCSRIELCEESGCGGLREFSQRVFCHGAPPFVVLNMQHWKSEDLAYVPYYLDLSDHKYLLEGATLFNKEEHHYSAAFQIDGHWMHYDGLRNVNLILLNKPPEFLLLSSLVYIRATEK, encoded by the exons ATGAAGACACTGTTTGAAGAGATCAAAGcatcaattaaaaataactataaccaAGATCGCTCATTTTGGAGGCCTGTTCTTCCTTGGGGAGGTGTTTTTACTATCAAAGCTGGCCGCAAAGCAGTATCCTGTACGCCACTTTATGTTGAAATAAGACTGAAAAATACCTGCACCATAGATGGATTCTTGATGTTACTATATGTCAttcttaatgaaaatgaaaatttccccAGGGAGCTCTCTCTTCATTTAGGTAGAGAGTTTGTAGACTGTTTCCTTTACTTAATGGACACCTACAGTTTCACAACTGTGAAGCTACTTTGGATTTGGGACAAGATGGAAAAACAGCAATACAAATCTGAAGTTCATAAAGCTTCATTAATAATTGATTTATTTGGTAATGAGCATGATAATTTtacaaaaaatcttgaaaatctCATGTCTACCATACAAGAGAGTTACTGTTCCAACTGGCGATGCCCAACTCGAGTACAGGAAGATCAGCAACGCACGATTAATATAAA TCCTCCCCAAGAAATTCCTCATGGAAACTTGATACGACTGGCTATGGATGAGTTATTCTGTTCCAGGATTGAACTGTGTGAAGAGAGTGG ATGTGGTGGCTTAAGAGAATTTTCCCAGCGAGTTTTCTGCCATGGGGCACCCCCTTTTGTTGTCTTAAATATGCAGCATTGGAAATCTGAAGATCTAGCATATGTACCATATTACTTGGATTTATCTGATCACAA GTATTTGTTGGAAGGTGCCACATTATTTAACAAAGAGGAACATCATTATTCTGCAGCTTTCCAGATTGATGGACATTGGATGCACTATGATGGCCTCAGAAatgtgaatttaattttgttaaataaaccCCCAGAGTTTCTCCTCTTGTCATCATTGGTTTATATTCGagcaacagagaaataa